Proteins from a genomic interval of Pelagicoccus enzymogenes:
- a CDS encoding type II toxin-antitoxin system RelE/ParE family toxin, with amino-acid sequence MARVIWAETSLRDLESIAEYIDLDDPEAAKRVVRRAFEKTDQLESFPESGSKPRVLKGTPYRRLISKPVLIYYRIEEDLIYIVHVVKEERKFDLSRIVEYER; translated from the coding sequence ATGGCTCGCGTGATTTGGGCGGAAACCTCGTTAAGAGATCTGGAATCAATAGCTGAGTACATCGACCTAGACGATCCAGAGGCAGCAAAACGGGTTGTTAGGCGCGCATTCGAAAAAACCGACCAACTGGAGAGCTTTCCAGAGTCTGGTTCAAAACCGAGAGTTCTGAAAGGAACCCCATATCGACGTCTTATTTCCAAACCTGTCCTGATCTACTACAGAATCGAAGAAGACTTAATCTACATTGTGCACGTCGTGAAAGAGGAACGTAAGTTCGACCTGTCACGGATCGTTGAGTATGAAAGATAG
- a CDS encoding type II toxin-antitoxin system Phd/YefM family antitoxin, producing MKVELVTSLKRRATEIIRDLNKKHEPVLITEHGKPAAYLIDVQSFQEMTRKTELLEGLARGESAIKQGRVVEQREAKERMKKWLA from the coding sequence ATGAAAGTCGAACTAGTCACGAGTCTGAAACGGAGAGCCACGGAAATCATCCGCGACTTAAACAAAAAGCACGAACCTGTACTGATCACCGAACACGGAAAGCCTGCAGCTTATCTAATTGACGTTCAGTCATTTCAGGAAATGACGAGAAAGACTGAACTGTTAGAAGGGCTGGCCCGAGGCGAGTCAGCGATCAAGCAAGGTCGAGTCGTAGAACAGAGGGAAGCGAAAGAGAGAATGAAGAAATGGCTCGCGTGA